A stretch of the Siniperca chuatsi isolate FFG_IHB_CAS linkage group LG24, ASM2008510v1, whole genome shotgun sequence genome encodes the following:
- the ddx3xb gene encoding DEAD-box helicase 3 X-linked b isoform X1, translating to MSHVAVENVHGLEQQLAVLDLSAADGQGGGTNRRYIPPHLRNKDASKNVGNAFAAGRQGGYTIAPAANYGWDGGRNNFVNGYHDNRMAGGNSFNRGPPRMERGRGGVGGGYRGNRGGAFNPINPAQPMSFAGYENKDTGGWNTAKDAYSSFGNNRGKSAFFNDRGNANRGRFEHGGFGGGGGGGGNSRWVEESRDDGDWSKPTPRNERLEHKKHSLVPASEFELFSGSNTGINFEKYDDIPVEATGQNCPHHIESFQDVDMGEIIMGNIALSRYTRPTPVQKYAIPIVKSKRDLMACAQTGSGKTAAFLLPILSQIYTEGPGEALNAAKASGQENGKYGRRKQYPISLVLAPTRELALQIYDEARKFSYRSRVRPCVVYGGADIGQQIRDLERGCHLLVATPGRLVDMMERGKIGLDYCNYLVLDEADRMLDMGFEPQIRRIVEQDTMPHKGIRQTMMFSATFPKEIQILARDFLEEYIFLAVGRVGSTSENITQKVVWVEESDKRSFLLDLLSATVIPSEVQDNTGDNIEKPGKDSLTLVFVETKKGADALEDFLYREGYACTSIHGDRSQRDREEALSQFRSGKCPILVATAVAARGLDISNVKHVINFDLPSDIEEYVHRIGRTGRVGNLGLATSFFNDKNGNITKDLLDILVEAKQEVPSWLESLAYEHQHKSSSRGRSKRFSGGFGARDYRQTAAGGTAGGFGGRGGRNQAGHGGTRGFGGGGFGNFYTSDGYGGNYTHSQVDWWGN from the exons ATGAGTCATGTGGCCGTCGAAAATGTCCACGGTCTAGAGCAGCAG CTCGCTGTCCTAGACTTGAGCGCAGCAGACGGACAAGGTGGAGGCACTAACA ggcGATACATTCCTCCACATTTACGGAACAAAGACGCTTCCAAAAATG TAGGAAATGCCTTTGCTGCTGGTCGACAGGGTGGCTACACCATAGCGCCCGCAGCCAACT ATGGTTGGGATGGGGGGCGCAACAACTTTGTTAATGGCTACCATGACAACCGCATGGCTGGCGGCAACTCTTTTAACCGCGGTCCGCCTCGCATGGAGCGGGGCCGAGGTGGTGTCGGAGGAGGTTACCGTGGCAACAGGGGCGGAGCCTTTAACCCCATCAACCCAGCACAGCCAATGAGCTTCGCTGGCTACGAAAATAAAG ACACAGGCGGCTGGAACACTGCCAAGGACGCATATAGCAGTTTTGGTAACAACCGAGGGAAGTCTGCATTCTTCAATGACAGAGGCAATGCTAATAGAGGAAG GTTTGAGCATGGTGGatttggtggtggtggaggaggaggaggaaacagcCGCTGGGTGGAGGAGTCCCGAGATGATGGAGACTGGTCCAAACCAACACCACGTAACGAACGCCTTGAACA CAAAAAACAttccctagttccagcttctgaatt TGAGTTGTTCTCCGGCAGCAACACTGGGATCAACTTTGAGAAATACGATGACATTCCTGTTGAGGCCACAGGACAGAACTGTCCTCACCACATCGAGAGT TTCCAAGATGTGGACATGGGTGAGATTATCATGGGTAACATTGCTCTGAGTCGCTACACCAGACCGACCCCTGTCCAGAAATATGCCATTCCTATTGTCAAGTCAAAACGAGACCTCATGGCCTGCGCACAGACAG GTTCTGGGAAGACTGCAGCGTTCCTGCTGCCGATTCTTAGCCAGATCTACACCGAAGGACCAGGAGAAGCTCTTAACGCAGCTAAAGCATCTGGACAA GAGAATGGAAAGTACGGGCGTCGTAAGCAGTACCCCATCTCACTGGTATTGGCTCCAACCAGAGAACTGGCACTGCAGATATATGATGAAGCCAGGAAG ttttcCTACCGGTCCAGAGTGCGTCCCTGTGTCGTGTATGGAGGAGCAGACATTGGCCAGCAGATAAGAGATCTGGAGAGaggctgccacctgctggtggcCACACCGGGAAGACTGGTGGACATGATGGAGAGGGGCAAGATTGGACTGGACTACTGCAA CTACCTGGTCCTAGATGAGGCAGATCGTATGTTGGACATGGGATTTGAACCACAGATAAGACGCATCGTTGAACAGGACACCATGCCGCATAAGGGCATCCGACAAACCATGATGTTCAGCGCAACCTTTCCTAAAGAGATCCAG ATCCTGGCCAGGGATTTCCTGGAGGAGTACATCTTCCTGGCGGTGGGCAGAGTTGGTTCCACCTCAGAGAACATCACTCAGAAAGTGGTGTGGGTGGAAGAGAGCGATAAGAGGTCCTTCCTCCTGGACCTGCTCAGTGCTACAG TTATCCCCAGCGAGGTACAGGACAATACTGGAGACAACATAGAGAAACCTG GTAAGGACTCGTTGACTCTGGTTTTTGTGGAGACCAAGAAAGGCGCTGACGCCTTGGAGGACTTCCTGTATCGGGAGGGCTACGCCTGCACCAGTATCCATGGCGACCGCTCCCAGCGAGACCGAGAGGAGGCCCTGAGCCAGTTCAGATCAGGAAAATGCCCCATTCTGGTGGCCACAGCG GTAGCAGCTCGGGGTCTGGACATCTCCAATGTGAAACACGTTATTAACTTTGACCTGCCCAGCGACATAGAGGAGTATGTCCACCGTATTGGACGTACAGGACGAGTCGGAAACCTGG GACTGGCCACATCGTTCTTCAATGATAAAAATGGCAACATCACTAAAGACCTGCTGGACATTCTGGTAGAGGCCAAACAGGAAGTTCCCTCATGGCTTGAGAGCCTGGCCTATGAACACCAGCataagagcagcagcagaggacgCTCTAAGAG GTTCTCTGGTGGTTTTGGAGCCCGTGATTATCGCCAAACGGCCGCCGGAGGCACCGCTGGAGGGTTTGGAGGACGTGGAGGTCGCAACCAGGCAGGACATGGAGGAACCCGTGGCtttggaggag GTGGTTTTGGTAACTTCTACACCAGTGACGGATACGGAGGAAACTACACACACTCTCAAGTTGACTGGTGGGGCAACTAG
- the ddx3xb gene encoding DEAD-box helicase 3 X-linked b isoform X2: MSHVAVENVHGLEQQLAVLDLSAADGQGGGTNRRYIPPHLRNKDASKNGNAFAAGRQGGYTIAPAANYGWDGGRNNFVNGYHDNRMAGGNSFNRGPPRMERGRGGVGGGYRGNRGGAFNPINPAQPMSFAGYENKDTGGWNTAKDAYSSFGNNRGKSAFFNDRGNANRGRFEHGGFGGGGGGGGNSRWVEESRDDGDWSKPTPRNERLEHKKHSLVPASEFELFSGSNTGINFEKYDDIPVEATGQNCPHHIESFQDVDMGEIIMGNIALSRYTRPTPVQKYAIPIVKSKRDLMACAQTGSGKTAAFLLPILSQIYTEGPGEALNAAKASGQENGKYGRRKQYPISLVLAPTRELALQIYDEARKFSYRSRVRPCVVYGGADIGQQIRDLERGCHLLVATPGRLVDMMERGKIGLDYCNYLVLDEADRMLDMGFEPQIRRIVEQDTMPHKGIRQTMMFSATFPKEIQILARDFLEEYIFLAVGRVGSTSENITQKVVWVEESDKRSFLLDLLSATVIPSEVQDNTGDNIEKPGKDSLTLVFVETKKGADALEDFLYREGYACTSIHGDRSQRDREEALSQFRSGKCPILVATAVAARGLDISNVKHVINFDLPSDIEEYVHRIGRTGRVGNLGLATSFFNDKNGNITKDLLDILVEAKQEVPSWLESLAYEHQHKSSSRGRSKRFSGGFGARDYRQTAAGGTAGGFGGRGGRNQAGHGGTRGFGGGGFGNFYTSDGYGGNYTHSQVDWWGN; encoded by the exons ATGAGTCATGTGGCCGTCGAAAATGTCCACGGTCTAGAGCAGCAG CTCGCTGTCCTAGACTTGAGCGCAGCAGACGGACAAGGTGGAGGCACTAACA ggcGATACATTCCTCCACATTTACGGAACAAAGACGCTTCCAAAAATG GAAATGCCTTTGCTGCTGGTCGACAGGGTGGCTACACCATAGCGCCCGCAGCCAACT ATGGTTGGGATGGGGGGCGCAACAACTTTGTTAATGGCTACCATGACAACCGCATGGCTGGCGGCAACTCTTTTAACCGCGGTCCGCCTCGCATGGAGCGGGGCCGAGGTGGTGTCGGAGGAGGTTACCGTGGCAACAGGGGCGGAGCCTTTAACCCCATCAACCCAGCACAGCCAATGAGCTTCGCTGGCTACGAAAATAAAG ACACAGGCGGCTGGAACACTGCCAAGGACGCATATAGCAGTTTTGGTAACAACCGAGGGAAGTCTGCATTCTTCAATGACAGAGGCAATGCTAATAGAGGAAG GTTTGAGCATGGTGGatttggtggtggtggaggaggaggaggaaacagcCGCTGGGTGGAGGAGTCCCGAGATGATGGAGACTGGTCCAAACCAACACCACGTAACGAACGCCTTGAACA CAAAAAACAttccctagttccagcttctgaatt TGAGTTGTTCTCCGGCAGCAACACTGGGATCAACTTTGAGAAATACGATGACATTCCTGTTGAGGCCACAGGACAGAACTGTCCTCACCACATCGAGAGT TTCCAAGATGTGGACATGGGTGAGATTATCATGGGTAACATTGCTCTGAGTCGCTACACCAGACCGACCCCTGTCCAGAAATATGCCATTCCTATTGTCAAGTCAAAACGAGACCTCATGGCCTGCGCACAGACAG GTTCTGGGAAGACTGCAGCGTTCCTGCTGCCGATTCTTAGCCAGATCTACACCGAAGGACCAGGAGAAGCTCTTAACGCAGCTAAAGCATCTGGACAA GAGAATGGAAAGTACGGGCGTCGTAAGCAGTACCCCATCTCACTGGTATTGGCTCCAACCAGAGAACTGGCACTGCAGATATATGATGAAGCCAGGAAG ttttcCTACCGGTCCAGAGTGCGTCCCTGTGTCGTGTATGGAGGAGCAGACATTGGCCAGCAGATAAGAGATCTGGAGAGaggctgccacctgctggtggcCACACCGGGAAGACTGGTGGACATGATGGAGAGGGGCAAGATTGGACTGGACTACTGCAA CTACCTGGTCCTAGATGAGGCAGATCGTATGTTGGACATGGGATTTGAACCACAGATAAGACGCATCGTTGAACAGGACACCATGCCGCATAAGGGCATCCGACAAACCATGATGTTCAGCGCAACCTTTCCTAAAGAGATCCAG ATCCTGGCCAGGGATTTCCTGGAGGAGTACATCTTCCTGGCGGTGGGCAGAGTTGGTTCCACCTCAGAGAACATCACTCAGAAAGTGGTGTGGGTGGAAGAGAGCGATAAGAGGTCCTTCCTCCTGGACCTGCTCAGTGCTACAG TTATCCCCAGCGAGGTACAGGACAATACTGGAGACAACATAGAGAAACCTG GTAAGGACTCGTTGACTCTGGTTTTTGTGGAGACCAAGAAAGGCGCTGACGCCTTGGAGGACTTCCTGTATCGGGAGGGCTACGCCTGCACCAGTATCCATGGCGACCGCTCCCAGCGAGACCGAGAGGAGGCCCTGAGCCAGTTCAGATCAGGAAAATGCCCCATTCTGGTGGCCACAGCG GTAGCAGCTCGGGGTCTGGACATCTCCAATGTGAAACACGTTATTAACTTTGACCTGCCCAGCGACATAGAGGAGTATGTCCACCGTATTGGACGTACAGGACGAGTCGGAAACCTGG GACTGGCCACATCGTTCTTCAATGATAAAAATGGCAACATCACTAAAGACCTGCTGGACATTCTGGTAGAGGCCAAACAGGAAGTTCCCTCATGGCTTGAGAGCCTGGCCTATGAACACCAGCataagagcagcagcagaggacgCTCTAAGAG GTTCTCTGGTGGTTTTGGAGCCCGTGATTATCGCCAAACGGCCGCCGGAGGCACCGCTGGAGGGTTTGGAGGACGTGGAGGTCGCAACCAGGCAGGACATGGAGGAACCCGTGGCtttggaggag GTGGTTTTGGTAACTTCTACACCAGTGACGGATACGGAGGAAACTACACACACTCTCAAGTTGACTGGTGGGGCAACTAG
- the ddx3xb gene encoding DEAD-box helicase 3 X-linked b isoform X5: protein MSHVAVENVHGLEQQLAVLDLSAADGQGGGTNIGNAFAAGRQGGYTIAPAANYGWDGGRNNFVNGYHDNRMAGGNSFNRGPPRMERGRGGVGGGYRGNRGGAFNPINPAQPMSFAGYENKDTGGWNTAKDAYSSFGNNRGKSAFFNDRGNANRGRFEHGGFGGGGGGGGNSRWVEESRDDGDWSKPTPRNERLEHKKHSLVPASEFELFSGSNTGINFEKYDDIPVEATGQNCPHHIESFQDVDMGEIIMGNIALSRYTRPTPVQKYAIPIVKSKRDLMACAQTGSGKTAAFLLPILSQIYTEGPGEALNAAKASGQENGKYGRRKQYPISLVLAPTRELALQIYDEARKFSYRSRVRPCVVYGGADIGQQIRDLERGCHLLVATPGRLVDMMERGKIGLDYCNYLVLDEADRMLDMGFEPQIRRIVEQDTMPHKGIRQTMMFSATFPKEIQILARDFLEEYIFLAVGRVGSTSENITQKVVWVEESDKRSFLLDLLSATVIPSEVQDNTGDNIEKPGKDSLTLVFVETKKGADALEDFLYREGYACTSIHGDRSQRDREEALSQFRSGKCPILVATAVAARGLDISNVKHVINFDLPSDIEEYVHRIGRTGRVGNLGLATSFFNDKNGNITKDLLDILVEAKQEVPSWLESLAYEHQHKSSSRGRSKRFSGGFGARDYRQTAAGGTAGGFGGRGGRNQAGHGGTRGFGGGGFGNFYTSDGYGGNYTHSQVDWWGN from the exons ATGAGTCATGTGGCCGTCGAAAATGTCCACGGTCTAGAGCAGCAG CTCGCTGTCCTAGACTTGAGCGCAGCAGACGGACAAGGTGGAGGCACTAACA TAGGAAATGCCTTTGCTGCTGGTCGACAGGGTGGCTACACCATAGCGCCCGCAGCCAACT ATGGTTGGGATGGGGGGCGCAACAACTTTGTTAATGGCTACCATGACAACCGCATGGCTGGCGGCAACTCTTTTAACCGCGGTCCGCCTCGCATGGAGCGGGGCCGAGGTGGTGTCGGAGGAGGTTACCGTGGCAACAGGGGCGGAGCCTTTAACCCCATCAACCCAGCACAGCCAATGAGCTTCGCTGGCTACGAAAATAAAG ACACAGGCGGCTGGAACACTGCCAAGGACGCATATAGCAGTTTTGGTAACAACCGAGGGAAGTCTGCATTCTTCAATGACAGAGGCAATGCTAATAGAGGAAG GTTTGAGCATGGTGGatttggtggtggtggaggaggaggaggaaacagcCGCTGGGTGGAGGAGTCCCGAGATGATGGAGACTGGTCCAAACCAACACCACGTAACGAACGCCTTGAACA CAAAAAACAttccctagttccagcttctgaatt TGAGTTGTTCTCCGGCAGCAACACTGGGATCAACTTTGAGAAATACGATGACATTCCTGTTGAGGCCACAGGACAGAACTGTCCTCACCACATCGAGAGT TTCCAAGATGTGGACATGGGTGAGATTATCATGGGTAACATTGCTCTGAGTCGCTACACCAGACCGACCCCTGTCCAGAAATATGCCATTCCTATTGTCAAGTCAAAACGAGACCTCATGGCCTGCGCACAGACAG GTTCTGGGAAGACTGCAGCGTTCCTGCTGCCGATTCTTAGCCAGATCTACACCGAAGGACCAGGAGAAGCTCTTAACGCAGCTAAAGCATCTGGACAA GAGAATGGAAAGTACGGGCGTCGTAAGCAGTACCCCATCTCACTGGTATTGGCTCCAACCAGAGAACTGGCACTGCAGATATATGATGAAGCCAGGAAG ttttcCTACCGGTCCAGAGTGCGTCCCTGTGTCGTGTATGGAGGAGCAGACATTGGCCAGCAGATAAGAGATCTGGAGAGaggctgccacctgctggtggcCACACCGGGAAGACTGGTGGACATGATGGAGAGGGGCAAGATTGGACTGGACTACTGCAA CTACCTGGTCCTAGATGAGGCAGATCGTATGTTGGACATGGGATTTGAACCACAGATAAGACGCATCGTTGAACAGGACACCATGCCGCATAAGGGCATCCGACAAACCATGATGTTCAGCGCAACCTTTCCTAAAGAGATCCAG ATCCTGGCCAGGGATTTCCTGGAGGAGTACATCTTCCTGGCGGTGGGCAGAGTTGGTTCCACCTCAGAGAACATCACTCAGAAAGTGGTGTGGGTGGAAGAGAGCGATAAGAGGTCCTTCCTCCTGGACCTGCTCAGTGCTACAG TTATCCCCAGCGAGGTACAGGACAATACTGGAGACAACATAGAGAAACCTG GTAAGGACTCGTTGACTCTGGTTTTTGTGGAGACCAAGAAAGGCGCTGACGCCTTGGAGGACTTCCTGTATCGGGAGGGCTACGCCTGCACCAGTATCCATGGCGACCGCTCCCAGCGAGACCGAGAGGAGGCCCTGAGCCAGTTCAGATCAGGAAAATGCCCCATTCTGGTGGCCACAGCG GTAGCAGCTCGGGGTCTGGACATCTCCAATGTGAAACACGTTATTAACTTTGACCTGCCCAGCGACATAGAGGAGTATGTCCACCGTATTGGACGTACAGGACGAGTCGGAAACCTGG GACTGGCCACATCGTTCTTCAATGATAAAAATGGCAACATCACTAAAGACCTGCTGGACATTCTGGTAGAGGCCAAACAGGAAGTTCCCTCATGGCTTGAGAGCCTGGCCTATGAACACCAGCataagagcagcagcagaggacgCTCTAAGAG GTTCTCTGGTGGTTTTGGAGCCCGTGATTATCGCCAAACGGCCGCCGGAGGCACCGCTGGAGGGTTTGGAGGACGTGGAGGTCGCAACCAGGCAGGACATGGAGGAACCCGTGGCtttggaggag GTGGTTTTGGTAACTTCTACACCAGTGACGGATACGGAGGAAACTACACACACTCTCAAGTTGACTGGTGGGGCAACTAG